One part of the Aureibacillus halotolerans genome encodes these proteins:
- a CDS encoding sensor histidine kinase: MFLHYILYKKSWISLIILLLIVMNTLIQFDGGISVNSYSLLYLNVLYLIIFLCFFIWRYKKETAYLKALRTLIEQMDDHWVEDLPKPQNRFPDHIMYSFLISVDQLHKKNLHDHTSAQVMEHHYLASWVHEMKAPLTAMKLTIDAHRHQTLAQKLDAQWLRLHLMVDRQLYIARLPSLESDFSVSEVVVEDMIKEEIRELSSWCMEKNISVDIDVAKRTSVLTDKKWCQFVFRQLLANAIKYSPDGESITIKMNHIEQGEVTLGITDQGPGIQPHDLPRIFDKGFTGENGRVQQAATGLGLYLAKEITKNLNIRLDVTSAVGCGTTMYMAFSKNHPFENIRVLSI; encoded by the coding sequence ATGTTCTTACACTACATCTTGTACAAAAAGAGCTGGATTAGTTTAATCATTCTATTGCTGATCGTAATGAATACATTAATCCAGTTTGATGGGGGGATAAGCGTTAATTCCTACTCACTACTTTATCTTAATGTATTGTATCTCATTATTTTCTTATGCTTTTTTATATGGCGATATAAAAAAGAAACGGCTTATTTAAAAGCCCTTCGTACACTCATTGAGCAGATGGATGATCATTGGGTGGAAGACTTGCCTAAACCTCAAAATCGCTTTCCGGATCACATTATGTATTCCTTTTTGATCTCAGTAGATCAGCTACATAAAAAGAATCTGCACGATCATACATCTGCACAAGTCATGGAACATCACTATTTAGCCTCATGGGTTCACGAAATGAAAGCTCCTCTCACTGCCATGAAGCTTACTATTGATGCACATCGGCACCAAACACTAGCACAGAAGCTAGATGCACAGTGGCTAAGACTGCACTTGATGGTAGATAGGCAATTGTATATTGCGCGTTTGCCTAGCTTAGAATCGGATTTCTCAGTGAGTGAAGTGGTCGTAGAAGATATGATAAAAGAAGAAATTCGAGAATTATCTTCGTGGTGTATGGAAAAAAACATTTCTGTAGACATTGATGTAGCCAAAAGGACCTCTGTATTAACAGATAAAAAGTGGTGCCAATTTGTCTTCAGACAGCTGTTAGCGAATGCCATCAAGTATAGTCCTGATGGAGAGAGCATTACCATTAAGATGAATCACATTGAACAAGGCGAGGTTACATTAGGTATCACGGATCAAGGACCAGGCATTCAGCCACATGATCTTCCACGAATATTTGACAAAGGCTTCACTGGAGAGAACGGAAGAGTCCAACAAGCTGCAACTGGATTAGGTCTCTATCTTGCAAAAGAAATAACAAAGAACTTGAATATCCGCCTTGATGTTACTTCAGCAGTTGGTTGTGGGACGACGATGTACATGGCTTTCTCTAAAAATCATCCGTTTGAAAACATAAGAGTCTTATCCATCTAA
- a CDS encoding YxeA family protein yields the protein MKKLLIAIIIIVVVVASFYLVYLFNREDLDRFNPLIEQEYVYAQITEAPEEANGRYKYTLTGFTGSGESKTVVFTTSIVLDSSTYVKVLAKGLYAESYEMVEEDDVPAN from the coding sequence GTGAAAAAACTATTAATAGCAATTATCATCATTGTGGTTGTCGTTGCTAGCTTTTATTTAGTTTATTTATTCAATCGAGAAGACCTTGATCGGTTTAATCCATTGATTGAACAAGAGTATGTCTATGCACAAATTACTGAAGCACCAGAAGAGGCAAATGGGAGATATAAATATACATTAACGGGATTTACTGGAAGTGGCGAAAGTAAAACAGTGGTATTCACGACCAGCATCGTATTAGACTCTTCAACCTATGTAAAGGTGTTAGCAAAAGGACTGTATGCAGAGAGTTACGAGATGGTTGAAGAAGATGATGTTCCTGCGAATTAA
- a CDS encoding HAD family hydrolase — MSKLILFDVDGVLLSEERYFDASALTVWELLYSKNYLGLDAEKFSPAPTEEDIRSIRKTVFHDDDVLNFIKGRGINANWDMVYLTFSFQLVQLLDVIEKEDRAFVETILSKDLTFDSLAQIREKAAGVDFEPDFSSFLPAFSPSTAEKQAILKYVNDIVENQLGLSVQLFSRSSALWDVCQEAFQEWYLGDERVEASIGKAPLQTGKKGFLEDEIAIVQPEVMASILKSLQDQGFILGIGTGRPTIETLVPLEALGLLQYFEQNRIVSASDVLDAERAHPAHSPLAKPQPYCYVQGWLTKEVAVEEAIQQPLPLDKKGEVFIVGDSLADYMAAKTMGATFVATLTGLSGQEARAKFEELDADYILNDASEILSVFE, encoded by the coding sequence ATGTCGAAGCTGATTTTATTTGATGTGGACGGCGTGCTACTAAGTGAGGAACGCTATTTTGACGCCTCTGCTTTAACTGTATGGGAGCTTTTGTATAGCAAAAATTACCTTGGGCTGGACGCAGAAAAATTTAGCCCTGCACCAACCGAGGAAGACATACGCTCGATCCGAAAAACAGTTTTTCATGACGATGACGTTTTGAATTTCATCAAAGGCCGCGGCATTAATGCGAACTGGGACATGGTATACCTCACCTTTTCCTTCCAGCTTGTCCAGCTTCTCGATGTCATCGAAAAAGAAGATCGTGCGTTTGTAGAAACGATTCTTTCCAAAGACCTTACCTTTGACAGCCTTGCACAAATTCGTGAAAAAGCTGCTGGTGTTGATTTCGAGCCTGATTTTTCATCATTTCTACCAGCCTTCTCACCAAGCACCGCTGAGAAACAGGCGATTTTAAAGTACGTAAATGATATTGTCGAAAATCAGCTAGGTCTGTCTGTCCAATTGTTCTCTCGTTCGAGTGCGCTTTGGGATGTTTGTCAGGAAGCGTTTCAGGAGTGGTATCTTGGCGATGAGCGTGTCGAGGCGTCTATCGGTAAAGCGCCACTACAAACAGGGAAAAAAGGGTTTCTAGAGGATGAAATCGCCATTGTTCAACCAGAGGTGATGGCATCCATTTTAAAATCCCTCCAAGACCAAGGGTTTATTCTCGGCATTGGAACTGGTCGCCCAACGATTGAGACCCTCGTTCCATTAGAAGCGTTAGGTTTGCTTCAATATTTTGAGCAAAATCGCATTGTCTCTGCAAGCGATGTGCTAGACGCTGAGCGTGCACACCCTGCTCATTCGCCTCTAGCCAAACCACAACCTTATTGCTATGTTCAGGGGTGGTTAACGAAGGAGGTTGCTGTTGAAGAAGCGATTCAACAGCCATTGCCGCTCGATAAAAAGGGCGAAGTGTTTATCGTCGGCGACTCTCTTGCCGATTATATGGCCGCCAAAACGATGGGGGCAACATTTGTCGCGACACTCACTGGTCTGTCGGGCCAAGAAGCACGTGCCAAATTTGAAGAGCTCGACGCTGATTATATTCTTAACGATGCTAGCGAGATTTTAAGCGTATTTGAATAA
- a CDS encoding universal stress protein translates to MFQDILLAVDGSDHSVKAAEKAVELTGGNGLIEVVFVVDGSAPVDDDVNELKAGERKKIQRVEDVISQTALSYELVLLQGDPGPTLVDYANRRPYDCVVLGSRGLNTLKSMVLGSVSHKVASRVKWPVLIVK, encoded by the coding sequence ATGTTCCAAGATATTTTGCTAGCTGTAGACGGGTCCGATCATTCTGTAAAGGCCGCTGAAAAAGCGGTTGAGCTTACAGGGGGAAATGGATTGATTGAGGTCGTTTTCGTAGTGGACGGGTCTGCACCAGTTGATGATGACGTTAATGAATTAAAAGCCGGTGAGCGAAAGAAAATTCAGCGAGTAGAGGATGTCATTAGCCAAACAGCGCTGTCCTATGAGCTTGTCCTTTTACAGGGAGACCCTGGTCCTACCTTAGTTGATTATGCAAACCGCCGCCCCTACGATTGTGTCGTCCTTGGAAGTCGTGGGTTAAATACGTTGAAAAGTATGGTGCTTGGTAGTGTCAGTCATAAAGTAGCATCCAGAGTAAAATGGCCTGTTTTGATTGTCAAATAA
- a CDS encoding ABC transporter ATP-binding protein, producing MNGSTGSKTVLKAERVCKSFGSKGNAQQVLKGIDLRVMEGEFVGIMGPSGSGKTTLLNTLATIDRATDGKIFINDHEISKMKDTKLSKVRQSHLGFIFQEYNLLDTLTVKENILLPISLVKINKTQAEKEFNEIADVLDIRELADKYPSEISGGQKQRTSAARALIHSPSIVFADEPTGALDSKAASNLLENLHEINLKRNVTIVMVTHDPVASSYCSRVVFLKDGRIFAELYRGEKTRESFFKEILDMQAVLGGGVQR from the coding sequence ATGAATGGTTCAACTGGATCCAAAACTGTATTAAAAGCTGAGCGAGTGTGCAAGTCATTTGGATCTAAAGGAAATGCTCAACAAGTATTAAAAGGCATTGACCTCAGAGTGATGGAGGGAGAATTTGTCGGGATTATGGGCCCCTCAGGATCAGGGAAAACCACTCTGCTTAATACGTTAGCCACAATTGACCGTGCAACAGATGGAAAAATCTTTATTAACGACCACGAGATTTCTAAAATGAAGGATACCAAGCTCTCAAAAGTACGTCAAAGCCATTTGGGCTTTATTTTTCAGGAGTATAATTTACTCGACACGCTAACAGTTAAAGAAAATATTCTCTTACCAATCTCCTTAGTAAAGATAAATAAAACCCAAGCCGAGAAAGAGTTCAACGAAATTGCAGATGTTTTAGATATTCGAGAACTAGCTGACAAGTATCCTTCTGAAATCTCAGGTGGACAAAAGCAGCGTACCTCAGCTGCACGTGCACTCATCCATTCACCGTCTATTGTTTTTGCTGACGAGCCAACAGGTGCTCTAGACTCTAAAGCAGCTTCCAACTTATTAGAAAACTTACATGAGATTAATCTTAAACGCAACGTCACTATCGTTATGGTAACCCATGACCCTGTCGCATCTAGCTATTGTAGTCGTGTAGTGTTTCTCAAGGACGGACGCATATTCGCAGAATTATATCGAGGAGAAAAAACGAGAGAATCCTTCTTCAAGGAGATTCTTGATATGCAAGCTGTTCTTGGAGGAGGCGTTCAGAGATGA
- a CDS encoding queuosine precursor transporter, with protein MSLLSIAFPLSSEMLWIVFALIQFCMFIITYRFFGKTGLFVWIAFSTIVANIQVVKTVELFGVAATLGNITYGTIFLASDVLNEKYGKQQAKQGVVVGFLALIVMTLIMQYALLFPPNEGGSDMQEALQLIFGLQWRIAVGSLAAFFISQRIDVWMYHLMKVKTKGRYLWLRSSVSTMVCQLIDTFIFCSIAFLGEMPASIWWQIFWTTYLLKFLVAAMATPFMYWARSIKPRSVPSDN; from the coding sequence ATGTCACTCTTGAGTATCGCCTTCCCACTCTCTTCAGAAATGCTCTGGATTGTTTTTGCACTCATTCAGTTCTGCATGTTTATCATCACGTATCGTTTTTTCGGCAAAACAGGCTTGTTTGTGTGGATTGCCTTTTCAACGATTGTCGCCAATATACAAGTAGTTAAAACGGTCGAGTTGTTTGGGGTTGCGGCCACACTCGGCAATATTACGTACGGGACGATTTTTTTGGCAAGTGATGTGTTAAACGAGAAGTATGGGAAACAACAGGCCAAACAAGGCGTTGTGGTCGGGTTTTTAGCTTTAATTGTCATGACCTTAATTATGCAGTATGCCCTGCTATTCCCTCCAAATGAGGGCGGCAGCGATATGCAGGAAGCCTTGCAGCTTATTTTTGGGTTGCAGTGGCGCATCGCAGTCGGAAGCTTAGCGGCCTTTTTTATAAGTCAACGCATTGATGTGTGGATGTATCACCTCATGAAGGTAAAAACGAAGGGGCGTTATTTATGGCTCCGGAGCAGCGTCAGCACGATGGTCTGTCAGCTCATTGATACGTTTATTTTTTGCAGCATCGCCTTTTTAGGTGAAATGCCTGCGTCCATCTGGTGGCAAATATTCTGGACCACGTATTTGTTGAAGTTTCTTGTCGCCGCCATGGCAACCCCGTTTATGTATTGGGCGCGAAGCATCAAGCCGCGATCTGTCCCATCTGACAACTAA
- a CDS encoding IS4 family transposase, with protein MDKHTRLSSFGKWLIPINFHWLDEQVSKLKLDYYTKKLTTTAFLKIMLLAHLNEWDSLHEMSDALADEDLQRTVGFDAISVSQLSRRNNEMPPDVLAGLFFDLVQKIHTFHRSSKPAMPLHIIDSTTIPLNLRKYRWAEFRKTKAGLKIHLRLVLMDQQTSYPDQLTMTPAKQHDRGQLEVLVDDPNAMYVFDRGYVDYERFDRMTDDGYFFVSRLKKNAVSQDIET; from the coding sequence ATGGACAAGCATACACGACTTTCTTCTTTTGGTAAATGGCTAATCCCGATTAACTTTCATTGGTTAGACGAGCAGGTTTCCAAGCTCAAGCTTGATTATTACACTAAGAAATTGACGACGACCGCCTTTCTGAAAATAATGCTTCTGGCGCATCTCAACGAATGGGACAGCCTGCATGAAATGAGCGATGCACTGGCTGATGAAGACCTGCAAAGAACCGTTGGATTTGACGCCATTAGCGTTTCGCAGCTTTCGCGACGGAATAATGAAATGCCACCTGACGTTTTGGCTGGCCTGTTTTTCGATCTCGTCCAGAAAATACACACCTTCCATCGCTCATCCAAGCCTGCCATGCCGCTACATATTATCGATTCGACCACCATTCCGCTGAATCTCAGGAAGTACCGGTGGGCGGAATTTCGAAAAACAAAGGCAGGGCTGAAAATTCATCTCCGATTGGTCTTGATGGACCAACAGACATCGTATCCAGATCAACTGACCATGACGCCAGCGAAACAACATGACCGCGGTCAACTGGAAGTCCTCGTTGATGATCCAAACGCCATGTATGTATTTGACCGGGGATACGTTGATTATGAACGCTTTGACCGAATGACCGATGATGGGTACTTCTTCGTTTCGCGATTGAAAAAGAATGCCGTGAGCCAGGACATTGAAAC
- a CDS encoding Gfo/Idh/MocA family protein, with protein MKKLRVGVIGAGSISFAHLSAYKASEQAELHAICDKNEERVNNKAKEYDIPNVYTSYEELLANKEIEAVSICTWNNSHAKIAIAALEAGKDVLVEKPLCKTMEEAYAVQDAVQRTGKKLQVGFVRRFGGNTAILKSFIDAGDLGDIYYAKASCLRRLGNPGGWFADSERSGGGPVIDVGVHVIDLCWYLMGRPKVTSISGNTYKKLGNRPNITTLDFYKAADYDASKNDVEDMANALIRFENGASLAVDCSFTLHKKEDELSVTLFGDKGGAEVEPELHIVGERHNTILNMNPQVNEKTFNFETGFQAQVDSFITHCLDDGENRSPVEDGVEMMKMLTGIYESAKQQKEIHFD; from the coding sequence ATGAAAAAGCTACGTGTAGGTGTCATAGGGGCTGGAAGTATTAGCTTTGCGCACTTAAGTGCTTACAAGGCGAGTGAACAGGCTGAATTGCATGCCATTTGTGATAAAAATGAAGAACGCGTAAACAATAAAGCCAAAGAATACGACATTCCGAATGTGTACACGTCTTATGAAGAGCTCTTAGCAAACAAGGAAATTGAAGCGGTTTCAATCTGCACGTGGAACAACAGTCATGCCAAAATTGCGATTGCCGCATTGGAGGCAGGCAAGGATGTGCTCGTCGAAAAGCCATTATGCAAAACAATGGAAGAGGCATACGCTGTTCAGGATGCGGTTCAAAGGACGGGGAAAAAGCTTCAGGTCGGGTTTGTGAGACGATTTGGCGGCAATACCGCGATTTTAAAATCATTTATTGATGCAGGCGATTTAGGGGATATCTATTATGCAAAGGCGTCATGCTTGCGCAGACTCGGAAATCCTGGCGGCTGGTTTGCGGACAGTGAGCGTTCTGGTGGGGGTCCAGTCATTGATGTTGGCGTTCATGTCATCGACCTTTGCTGGTACCTGATGGGCCGTCCAAAGGTGACTTCTATTTCAGGAAATACATACAAAAAACTTGGCAACCGACCAAACATTACGACACTTGATTTTTATAAGGCCGCAGACTATGATGCTTCCAAGAATGATGTGGAGGATATGGCTAATGCGCTCATTCGTTTTGAAAACGGTGCATCGCTTGCCGTGGATTGTAGCTTCACCCTCCATAAAAAAGAGGATGAGCTTAGTGTTACTTTGTTCGGTGATAAAGGTGGCGCGGAGGTTGAACCAGAGCTCCATATCGTCGGAGAAAGACACAATACAATTCTAAATATGAACCCACAAGTCAATGAAAAAACGTTCAACTTTGAAACTGGATTCCAAGCGCAAGTGGACAGCTTTATCACCCACTGTTTAGACGACGGTGAAAATCGCAGCCCAGTTGAAGATGGCGTAGAAATGATGAAAATGCTGACAGGCATTTATGAATCGGCCAAACAGCAAAAAGAAATCCATTTTGATTAA
- a CDS encoding low temperature-induced protein: protein MASYPYAVAGLFNTRAAAIDIIEYLKAHSYSEDHISVVAGKEEDAEAIEEKTEAEDALEPYEKNASKGLGVGVSSGMVTGGLAALVAELAAFTLPGVGPLIAAGPLISTLTGAIVGAGAGGLIGGLIAYGVPKERANHYKHQVKEGDVLVVIEATTEEESNNLLEWFAQHDAKDAHIYVKEEKR, encoded by the coding sequence TTGGCTTCATATCCATATGCTGTAGCAGGTTTGTTCAATACTCGCGCTGCTGCGATAGACATAATTGAATATTTAAAGGCTCATTCGTACAGTGAGGACCATATTTCGGTTGTGGCTGGCAAAGAGGAAGACGCAGAGGCGATAGAAGAAAAAACGGAGGCAGAGGATGCCTTAGAGCCATACGAAAAAAATGCCTCAAAAGGTCTCGGTGTTGGCGTGTCCAGTGGAATGGTAACAGGTGGTTTGGCAGCGCTCGTTGCTGAGCTTGCGGCATTTACACTTCCTGGCGTTGGTCCCTTAATTGCAGCAGGTCCACTCATTTCAACGCTAACTGGAGCGATTGTAGGAGCTGGGGCAGGTGGTCTAATCGGTGGGCTGATTGCTTATGGAGTGCCGAAAGAACGGGCAAACCACTACAAGCACCAGGTCAAGGAAGGTGATGTGCTTGTTGTGATTGAGGCGACAACGGAGGAGGAAAGCAACAATTTGCTAGAGTGGTTTGCGCAACATGATGCAAAGGACGCGCATATCTACGTTAAAGAAGAAAAACGTTAA
- a CDS encoding response regulator transcription factor, whose translation MEMNIFIVEDDSALLDALKDGLSRWSFQVSHPTDFSDVMGSFAQSRPHLVILDIQLPKFDGFHWCREIRAVSKVPILFLSSRDHPMDMVMAMNMGADDYTQKPFNMDVLVAKIQAILRRTYAYEDALSDVMEWNKAIIDLKKGGIHKDGIEVGLTKNEFFILKVLVKASNNIISRHELMKMLWDDDQFINDNTLTANITRLRQKLSTIGLSDAIITKKGLGYMAITL comes from the coding sequence ATGGAGATGAACATTTTTATCGTAGAGGATGATTCTGCCCTCTTAGACGCTTTAAAAGATGGCCTAAGTCGTTGGTCTTTTCAAGTCAGTCATCCGACAGATTTTTCCGATGTGATGGGCTCTTTTGCACAGAGCCGACCCCACCTCGTTATTTTAGATATTCAACTTCCTAAATTTGATGGATTTCACTGGTGTAGGGAAATTAGAGCTGTTTCAAAAGTACCTATTCTCTTTCTTTCTTCAAGAGATCATCCAATGGATATGGTTATGGCGATGAACATGGGGGCGGATGATTACACCCAGAAACCGTTCAATATGGATGTGCTAGTCGCAAAAATACAAGCCATTTTACGAAGGACCTATGCGTATGAAGATGCACTTTCTGATGTGATGGAATGGAACAAGGCCATCATTGATTTGAAAAAAGGCGGCATACATAAGGATGGAATAGAGGTTGGCCTGACGAAGAACGAGTTCTTTATCTTAAAGGTTCTTGTGAAAGCGAGTAATAACATTATCTCAAGGCATGAGCTAATGAAAATGCTATGGGATGATGATCAATTTATCAATGATAATACATTAACAGCGAATATAACCCGATTGCGTCAGAAGCTTTCCACTATTGGGCTTTCAGATGCCATCATTACAAAAAAAGGACTAGGCTATATGGCCATTACGCTTTAG
- a CDS encoding NAD-dependent malic enzyme, translated as MAATMSIILRLELDREKGSFGEVATAVTRAGGDIVAIDVIKEAKQKTTRDVTVRVNGQAHADEVVQTVRDIQYVSVVHVSDRTFLVHLGGKIEMRPKVPINNREDLSRVYTPEVARISQAIYENPDLAHTLTIKRNTVAVVSDGSAVLGLGNIGAAAAMPVMEGKAMLFKQLGQIDAMPVCLDTQDTEELILIIKAMAPTYGGINLEDIASPRCFEIENRLTEELDIPVFHDDQHGTAVVIMAGLLNALKLVKKDIKDIKVVVCGIGAAGIASTKMLLNAGITNVIGVDKEGAITKGKSYAHSMWDWYAEHTNPHQEKGALSDVLEGADVFIGVSAPNILTVDDLKKMNKDPIVFAMANPNPEISPELAEPHVRVLATGRSDYPNQINNVLCFPGIFRGALDCRATTITENMKLAAAKAIADSIGEDELNEDYIIPSVFNKEVVKNVSAAVAEAANKDGVARKL; from the coding sequence ATGGCAGCAACGATGAGCATTATTTTACGACTAGAGCTTGACCGCGAAAAAGGGAGCTTTGGTGAAGTAGCAACTGCCGTAACACGCGCAGGTGGCGATATTGTTGCGATTGATGTAATCAAAGAAGCGAAGCAGAAAACAACGAGAGACGTTACGGTGAGGGTCAATGGTCAAGCTCATGCAGATGAGGTTGTTCAGACGGTTCGTGACATTCAGTATGTCTCCGTGGTCCATGTATCTGATCGGACCTTTCTTGTTCATCTCGGTGGGAAAATTGAAATGAGGCCGAAAGTGCCAATCAATAACCGTGAAGATTTGTCCAGGGTGTACACGCCTGAGGTGGCTAGAATATCGCAAGCCATCTATGAAAACCCTGACCTTGCGCATACGCTAACGATTAAACGCAATACGGTGGCAGTTGTTTCTGATGGGTCGGCGGTTTTAGGGCTAGGCAACATCGGGGCAGCGGCAGCAATGCCGGTCATGGAAGGGAAGGCTATGCTTTTTAAGCAGCTTGGTCAAATTGACGCGATGCCTGTCTGTCTTGACACGCAGGATACAGAAGAACTTATTCTAATAATTAAAGCAATGGCACCAACCTATGGTGGCATTAATCTTGAGGACATTGCTTCACCACGATGTTTTGAAATCGAAAACCGCCTGACAGAAGAGCTGGATATTCCCGTGTTCCACGACGATCAGCATGGGACCGCAGTGGTTATTATGGCAGGTTTATTGAATGCATTGAAGCTTGTAAAAAAAGACATCAAAGACATTAAAGTTGTCGTGTGCGGCATTGGCGCCGCTGGCATAGCAAGCACGAAAATGCTGCTCAATGCAGGCATTACGAACGTCATTGGTGTCGATAAAGAAGGCGCCATCACAAAAGGAAAAAGCTATGCCCATAGCATGTGGGATTGGTATGCGGAACATACGAATCCTCATCAGGAAAAAGGTGCGTTATCAGATGTATTAGAAGGTGCAGATGTCTTTATTGGCGTTTCTGCCCCCAATATTCTCACTGTTGACGATCTGAAAAAAATGAACAAAGACCCAATTGTTTTTGCGATGGCGAACCCGAATCCGGAAATCTCTCCAGAGTTAGCAGAGCCGCATGTACGCGTTCTTGCGACAGGGCGTTCGGATTATCCTAACCAAATTAACAACGTGTTATGCTTTCCTGGCATCTTCCGAGGGGCACTCGACTGCCGGGCAACGACAATCACAGAAAACATGAAACTTGCCGCCGCAAAAGCGATTGCGGATTCGATTGGCGAAGACGAGCTCAATGAAGATTACATCATTCCAAGTGTGTTTAATAAAGAAGTTGTCAAAAACGTAAGCGCCGCAGTCGCCGAAGCAGCAAACAAGGATGGCGTGGCACGAAAACTTTAA
- a CDS encoding FtsX-like permease family protein has protein sequence MTTISLVLRSMRKNIKMYYLYFFALIVSVGLFFIFSTLQYDSSLDELMESTYFSTAFQVARLLLISITIVFSLYATTIFLSRRSQELGIYQLIGLSKRWVVRVLLLENVILGIGALFTGMVVGVLLSRFFLIILLNLIGVEDIVGLSLSWQATIQTLLIFAVLIVVSSLQIFIKIYRSTLLELFQAEKQHDDIKTRPGLTSGFLAVVGFVLVGYGYYLSTIILDNVDSLLFIMLAVLALTITGTYLIFQTSISWLFHLFRKNKNGHLGLYHSLSIAPLMHRMKGNANSLTLITVLSAMTITMISLSYSLYYSSETDVKMKMPFDFVLEDMESEAEALIEELNDDEIDVTHHKVKMLRFPADFVDSNQNPFTQTAMLLPAEQLLQASLDITIPEDGEAVYYHSSALIEGVDGSFPKDVLYESSEDSVSWKISELIPENAMNFTLYGQQLVVSERTFDRAVQMMKEDNEVEYVTLDTFMLNQTDEREKASPLFMSSFDGDQFIIDYYSIYQEALQQFGLLIFVTGFLGFVFLLSTGSILYFKQMTEAEQEKNHYKTLRQLGFQVHDIMKGIIRKQAIVFLIPLFIGLFHAAFAVNVGSVLVVSNIVMPTIIGMAAYVFIYLLFAVLTINYYSKIVKSSL, from the coding sequence ATGACTACGATTAGCCTGGTTCTGCGGAGTATGCGAAAGAATATAAAAATGTACTATCTCTATTTCTTCGCCCTAATCGTTAGTGTGGGACTTTTTTTTATCTTCTCTACCTTACAGTATGATTCTTCCCTTGATGAGCTCATGGAGAGTACGTATTTCTCAACCGCCTTTCAAGTCGCAAGATTGTTGCTGATTTCCATAACAATTGTATTTTCACTCTATGCAACGACCATCTTTTTAAGCAGACGTAGTCAGGAACTCGGTATCTATCAGCTGATTGGATTATCAAAGCGATGGGTTGTCCGCGTCTTACTTCTGGAGAACGTCATCCTTGGAATTGGTGCACTTTTTACAGGTATGGTTGTTGGGGTATTACTATCACGCTTTTTTCTTATCATCCTTCTGAACCTCATTGGGGTTGAGGACATTGTAGGCTTATCTTTGTCTTGGCAAGCCACAATTCAAACGCTACTTATATTTGCTGTCTTAATTGTCGTCTCATCTCTGCAAATATTTATCAAGATATACAGAAGTACACTGCTTGAACTATTTCAGGCGGAGAAACAGCATGATGATATAAAAACACGACCTGGCTTGACTTCTGGCTTTTTAGCTGTCGTTGGATTTGTTCTAGTAGGGTATGGATATTACTTGTCTACTATCATTCTGGATAATGTGGATTCTCTGTTGTTCATCATGTTAGCGGTTTTAGCTTTAACCATCACTGGCACTTATCTTATCTTTCAAACAAGCATTAGCTGGCTATTTCATCTGTTTCGTAAGAATAAAAATGGACATCTCGGCCTATATCACAGCTTATCCATTGCCCCACTCATGCACAGGATGAAGGGCAATGCAAATTCATTAACACTAATCACCGTATTATCGGCGATGACCATTACGATGATTTCCCTATCTTACTCGCTCTATTATTCATCTGAAACAGATGTCAAAATGAAGATGCCATTTGACTTCGTTTTAGAGGATATGGAAAGCGAGGCTGAGGCGCTAATAGAGGAATTGAACGATGATGAGATAGACGTTACACATCATAAAGTGAAGATGCTAAGGTTCCCTGCTGACTTTGTTGATTCTAATCAGAACCCTTTTACGCAAACGGCCATGCTCCTGCCTGCCGAACAGCTTCTGCAAGCAAGCCTTGATATAACGATTCCCGAGGATGGAGAAGCTGTCTATTATCATTCTAGTGCTTTAATTGAAGGCGTGGATGGGTCGTTTCCTAAAGATGTGTTGTATGAGTCAAGCGAGGATTCTGTTTCCTGGAAGATTTCAGAGTTGATTCCTGAAAATGCGATGAACTTCACCCTTTATGGTCAACAATTGGTTGTCTCAGAACGAACGTTTGACCGCGCAGTCCAGATGATGAAAGAAGATAATGAGGTTGAATACGTAACACTGGATACATTTATGCTAAATCAAACAGACGAGCGAGAAAAAGCCTCGCCATTGTTTATGTCCAGCTTTGATGGTGATCAATTTATCATTGATTATTATTCAATCTACCAGGAGGCCCTTCAACAATTCGGTTTGTTGATTTTTGTAACAGGCTTTTTAGGATTTGTCTTCCTGCTATCAACAGGTAGTATTCTTTATTTTAAACAAATGACGGAAGCAGAACAAGAAAAAAACCACTACAAAACATTGCGACAGCTTGGGTTTCAGGTGCACGACATTATGAAAGGAATTATACGCAAACAAGCTATTGTTTTCCTTATTCCTCTATTTATTGGTCTATTCCATGCCGCCTTTGCGGTTAACGTAGGTTCTGTTCTCGTCGTCTCTAATATTGTCATGCCTACAATCATTGGTATGGCAGCCTACGTTTTCATTTACTTACTGTTTGCTGTGTTAACCATCAACTATTACAGCAAGATTGTAAAAAGTTCGCTATAA